A genomic region of Neochlamydia sp. AcF84 contains the following coding sequences:
- the cyoC gene encoding cytochrome o ubiquinol oxidase subunit III, whose product MTDLTTLSSINHADSSQATSAKTLFGFWIYLMTDCILFATFFATYAVLHNSTYGGPSAGQLFSPTFALIETLILLTSSFTSGLVMLAAHRQEKNKVLSYLSLTFLLGLSFLILEIMEFNYLIQEGHSWQKSAFLSAYFTLVSTHGLHILAGLLWIVVLGMQILSRGLSANTLRRLACFSMFWHFLDIIWIFIFTFVYLMGAQ is encoded by the coding sequence ATGACAGATTTAACGACGCTTTCATCCATCAATCATGCGGATTCTTCTCAAGCCACCTCTGCTAAAACGCTCTTTGGCTTTTGGATCTACTTAATGACCGACTGCATTTTGTTTGCCACCTTTTTTGCTACCTATGCCGTGCTGCACAATAGTACATATGGTGGACCTTCTGCTGGTCAATTGTTTAGCCCTACCTTTGCTTTGATAGAAACTCTTATCTTATTAACCAGCAGCTTTACCAGCGGATTGGTTATGTTAGCGGCTCACCGCCAAGAAAAAAATAAGGTGTTAAGCTATTTAAGCTTAACATTTTTATTAGGGCTATCCTTTTTGATCCTGGAAATAATGGAATTTAACTATCTTATCCAGGAGGGACATAGCTGGCAAAAAAGTGCTTTCCTTTCAGCCTATTTCACCTTGGTTAGTACCCATGGCTTGCATATTCTAGCAGGCTTACTATGGATAGTAGTCCTGGGAATGCAAATTTTGTCGCGGGGTTTGAGCGCAAATACGCTTAGGCGATTAGCTTGCTTTAGCATGTTTTGGCATTTTTTAGATATTATATGGATTTTTATCTTCACCTTTGTCTACTTAATGGGAGCGCAGTAA
- the cyoD gene encoding cytochrome o ubiquinol oxidase subunit IV — MKDNLYPIKTTQASRHGSFKSYGIGFVLSIVLTLAAYIAVQEHLFTGKILVLVLVSLGGMQALIQLLFFLHLKEEAKPHWNLVALTFMIAVIAILVVGSLWIMNDLDERLMSMQAMFHPSE, encoded by the coding sequence ATGAAAGATAATCTTTATCCTATAAAAACTACGCAAGCTTCTAGGCATGGAAGCTTTAAATCCTATGGAATAGGCTTTGTTTTATCCATCGTATTGACTTTAGCTGCCTATATAGCTGTCCAGGAGCATTTATTCACCGGTAAAATTTTAGTTCTTGTCCTGGTTAGCTTAGGGGGCATGCAAGCTTTAATTCAGCTTTTATTTTTTCTTCACCTTAAGGAAGAGGCCAAGCCCCACTGGAATCTAGTGGCTTTAACTTTTATGATAGCGGTGATTGCCATTTTAGTAGTCGGCTCGCTATGGATTATGAATGATTTAGATGAAAGATTGATGTCTATGCAAGCGATGTTTCACCCCAGCGAATAG
- the cyoE gene encoding heme o synthase, producing the protein MTIKTYYMLTKPGIIAGNAVTTFGGFMLASKGPFNFWLFCLTLIGLSLVIASACVFNNYMDREIDKKMARTKNRALVKGLVSEQNALLFGTFLGLLGMGMLALYVNFLTAMIALTGFLFYVVVYGLSKYRSSYGTVIGSLAGGVPPVVGYCAVSNQLDLGAFLLFTIMVLWQMPHFFAITLYRLEDYAAASIPVLPLEKGIHTTKIQMWLYIIAFIGATVMLTFMGYTGYAYLTVAVLMGLMWYVLCLKGFKSDNDKRWARQMFLFSIVVIMVECFMMAIDRV; encoded by the coding sequence ATGACCATTAAAACTTATTACATGTTGACTAAACCTGGCATCATAGCAGGTAATGCGGTAACAACTTTTGGCGGCTTTATGCTTGCTTCAAAAGGACCTTTTAACTTCTGGTTGTTTTGCTTGACTCTTATAGGTCTATCTTTAGTGATTGCCTCGGCATGCGTATTTAACAACTATATGGATCGAGAGATAGATAAGAAAATGGCAAGGACTAAAAATCGAGCGCTTGTTAAGGGGCTAGTCTCTGAACAAAACGCGCTCCTATTTGGTACTTTTCTTGGTTTGTTAGGAATGGGCATGTTAGCTTTATATGTTAATTTTTTGACAGCCATGATTGCTCTAACAGGTTTTTTATTCTATGTAGTCGTATATGGCCTATCGAAATATAGATCTTCTTATGGCACGGTGATAGGAAGTCTAGCAGGAGGTGTCCCTCCCGTGGTGGGTTATTGCGCGGTCAGCAATCAATTAGACTTAGGTGCTTTCCTCCTATTTACCATTATGGTCCTATGGCAAATGCCCCATTTCTTTGCAATTACTCTCTATCGCCTAGAGGATTATGCTGCCGCCTCCATCCCAGTTTTACCGCTTGAAAAAGGTATACACACGACCAAAATACAAATGTGGTTATATATCATAGCTTTTATCGGGGCGACTGTCATGTTAACGTTCATGGGGTATACCGGCTATGCCTATTTAACCGTGGCTGTCCTGATGGGGTTAATGTGGTATGTATTATGTTTAAAAGGTTTTAAAAGTGATAATGACAAACGATGGGCCCGCCAAATGTTTTTATTTTCAATTGTAGTCATTATGGTCGAATGTTTCATGATGGCTATCGATAGGGTTTAA
- the cyoB gene encoding cytochrome o ubiquinol oxidase subunit I: MFGKLNLEAFKHDPIESGAGIGMAIAGLMIVALLFYFRRWKWLWNEWLTSLDHKKIGMMYIIVSLLMLFKGVVDALMLRAQQILAVGESQGFLTPSHFQQVFSAHGTTMIFFVSMGAVFGLLNLIVPLQIGARDVAFPFMNSLSFWLFAAGAFLVNLSLVIGNFSATGWLAYPPLSSLQYSPDVGVDYWIWSIQIAGMGSLLSGINFLVTILKMRCPGMTLMKMPLFTWSALNSMVLVIFAFPILTATLGMLSLDRTVGTHFFTADFGGNPMMYINLIWAWGHPEVYILMLPGFGIFSEVVATFSHKRLFGYTSMVWALASITFLSFIVWLHHFFTMGAGANVNAFFGIMTMLVAIPTGVKIFNWLFTMCRGRIQFSRPMLWFLGFVVIFTSGGMTGVLMSVPAADFQVHNSLFLVAHFHSMVIGGVLFAFFAGLAYWLPKFLGFKLHEKLGRYAFWCWIIGFFLAFMPLYLIGLMGATRRLNHYEEATGWHPLFVIAGVGVCIIIGGAFLQFLQLMVGVIQRKQNRVGNDPWNGRTLEWSTSSPPPLYNFAMIPEVNERDPYWAKKQAHVLDAKKPCYQDIHLPKNSAMGIYVASFSLLFGFAVIWHIWWLALLSLLGTIIGTLIRLLDDNTDYYLSAAEVEKIELAHARSRG, from the coding sequence ATGTTTGGAAAATTAAACCTTGAAGCTTTCAAGCACGACCCCATTGAAAGTGGTGCGGGTATAGGCATGGCTATAGCTGGCTTAATGATTGTGGCTCTCTTATTTTATTTCCGTCGGTGGAAATGGCTTTGGAATGAATGGTTAACCTCACTGGACCATAAAAAAATTGGCATGATGTATATCATTGTTTCTCTTTTAATGCTCTTCAAAGGCGTGGTAGATGCTTTGATGTTACGGGCTCAGCAGATACTCGCAGTAGGGGAATCGCAGGGCTTTTTGACCCCTTCCCATTTCCAGCAAGTATTCTCTGCTCATGGTACCACCATGATTTTCTTTGTGAGCATGGGAGCCGTGTTCGGCTTGTTGAACTTAATCGTGCCTTTACAGATAGGCGCTCGGGATGTGGCTTTTCCTTTTATGAATTCCTTGAGCTTTTGGCTGTTCGCAGCAGGTGCATTTTTGGTCAATCTTTCCCTTGTTATAGGAAATTTCTCTGCGACAGGATGGTTAGCTTATCCACCACTTTCAAGTCTACAGTACAGCCCTGATGTAGGCGTAGATTACTGGATATGGAGTATACAGATTGCTGGTATGGGCAGCTTGCTCTCGGGAATTAATTTCTTAGTGACTATTTTAAAGATGCGTTGCCCTGGCATGACGCTGATGAAAATGCCTTTATTTACCTGGAGTGCTTTAAATAGCATGGTTTTAGTCATTTTTGCTTTCCCAATTTTAACAGCTACCCTTGGCATGTTGAGCTTAGATCGTACCGTAGGAACCCATTTTTTCACGGCAGATTTTGGAGGCAATCCTATGATGTATATCAACCTCATCTGGGCCTGGGGGCACCCCGAAGTTTATATTCTCATGTTACCAGGTTTTGGAATTTTCTCAGAAGTTGTGGCAACTTTTTCACATAAGCGCTTATTTGGTTATACCTCCATGGTATGGGCGCTAGCTTCCATTACTTTTCTATCTTTTATCGTGTGGCTGCATCATTTTTTTACGATGGGAGCAGGCGCCAATGTTAACGCCTTCTTTGGCATTATGACCATGCTTGTTGCCATTCCCACGGGCGTGAAAATCTTCAACTGGCTATTTACTATGTGTAGAGGACGTATTCAATTTTCACGGCCTATGCTTTGGTTTTTAGGTTTCGTAGTCATTTTTACGAGTGGAGGCATGACAGGTGTGTTAATGTCTGTGCCCGCCGCTGATTTCCAAGTGCATAATAGCTTATTTTTGGTAGCCCATTTTCATTCCATGGTCATTGGGGGCGTCTTATTTGCTTTTTTTGCTGGCCTTGCTTATTGGCTTCCTAAATTTTTAGGGTTCAAATTGCATGAAAAGTTGGGGAGGTATGCTTTTTGGTGTTGGATTATAGGTTTTTTCTTGGCCTTCATGCCGCTCTATCTCATTGGCTTAATGGGGGCCACCCGCCGTTTAAATCATTATGAGGAGGCCACCGGCTGGCATCCTTTATTTGTGATTGCCGGGGTAGGCGTTTGCATCATTATCGGTGGTGCTTTTCTCCAATTTTTACAACTTATGGTAGGTGTGATCCAGCGTAAACAAAATAGGGTAGGTAACGATCCCTGGAATGGAAGAACACTGGAATGGTCCACTTCCTCTCCTCCCCCCCTTTATAATTTTGCTATGATCCCTGAAGTGAACGAACGCGATCCTTATTGGGCTAAAAAACAGGCGCATGTGCTGGATGCAAAGAAGCCTTGTTATCAAGATATTCATCTGCCTAAAAACTCTGCAATGGGTATCTATGTGGCTAGCTTTAGCCTCCTCTTTGGCTTTGCAGTTATTTGGCATATTTGGTGGCTTGCTCTCTTGAGCTTGCTAGGCACTATAATAGGCACCCTTATACGTCTCTTAGATGATAATACCGACTACTACCTATCAGCTGCAGAGGTAGAAAAAATAGAGCTAGCACATGCCAGGAGTAGGGGATAG
- a CDS encoding transposase, giving the protein KKLILQGGKWQKVKLTLQSKKYSEVMAIRVKETITKAFYRPGVERWLIMEKLGNDQYKYYVSNASKDTPLSCMVEWIHERWKIEQGYQQMKEELGLDHFEGRSWLGLHHHLTLCFMAYSFLTLLKYQAKDKKKSQ; this is encoded by the coding sequence AAAAAAATTGATCCTGCAAGGAGGTAAGTGGCAAAAGGTAAAACTTACCCTTCAATCGAAGAAATATAGTGAAGTAATGGCTATACGTGTTAAAGAAACGATCACCAAGGCATTTTATAGACCAGGGGTTGAAAGATGGTTAATCATGGAAAAGCTAGGAAACGATCAATATAAATACTATGTTTCCAATGCCTCAAAAGATACTCCCCTCTCATGTATGGTAGAATGGATTCATGAGAGATGGAAAATCGAGCAAGGCTATCAGCAGATGAAAGAGGAGCTAGGATTAGATCACTTTGAGGGGCGGTCATGGCTAGGACTCCATCATCATTTGACGTTATGTTTTATGGCTTATAGCTTCTTAACCTTACTGAAATACCAGGCAAAAGATAAAAAAAAATCTCAATGA